AAGGTAAATGGGAAATCCACAGGAAAATCTGGTTTAGTTAACCGGGCTGGGACACAATACCCGCTGTTAACAAAAAGGGATCATCATACTTGCTGAATCAGACGCTGCTTGTGAGCATCTTTAGTGGTAAGTCCATGCCCCCGATACCGAAGATATCTTTGAAGCCATCAAAATCCACGGGCGGTACCAGCTTGCATTCTGGGATGCTATGGTTCTGCCGCCTTAAAAAAATCTTTCTCACAAAAAATTGTTCCCTACAGAGGGCAGGTCTGATCTGAAACGCCCGGAAACGGGCCTGGCCACTCACTGGCTGCAACATTATGCTTTTCGGAGTCATTTTTGACCTCTTCACCCCTTTCAGACCCTTTGGAAGCCATCTGGCGATGGCCTTTTATCATTGCGGTGAGTGGGTTTTTGAGGGGTGACCTGTTTGATTATATATTGTTGCTGTGATACAATATAGACATGGATACACATGAGACCCACATGATCTGTGATCTGTTCCTTCCCGATGAAGATGAGCTTCTTCACCTCGCTGATCCTCTGACTTCCGATGATTACGAGGATATGCTGCTCCTGCCGGAGTCTTATGAGCTTCCCGAGGGAACCGCCTGCCGACCGGAGCACCTGGTGAAGATCACAAGAGGTGGCCTCATCCCCGAAGCAGAGAAGCTCACCGAGAACAGCTCCTTCGCCTCCATCGACAGGGATGAGCGGGCAGCTCAGATCGATTTCACCCTCTGCGAGGCAGTCCGCGGCCGCCTGGCGCTTGATCTTGTGCTTGGCGGCCTTCTCGTTACACTGAAAACGAAAGGGGTTGATCAGTTGGGCTACCGCTCCATGGGGTCGTTCGCCACGGAGCATCTCTCTTTCTCGGGGCGCACCGCTTCGGAGCTGATGCACAATTTCGAGCTTCTCAATAAGTTGCCCCTCACTCGGGAGGCTTATCTGCAGGGCAGGATCGCCAAGAGCGCTCTCAGGCATCTCTCGAGGGTCGCCACCCCTGAGAACGAGGGGGAGTGGGCCAGCCTCGCCGAGAGCATGCCGCTCTCCCGTTTCGAGCGCGAGGTGAAGAAGGCCATCGCCGATGGGAGGGCCAGCTCGGCAATCCCTTCCGGCGCTAGCATGGCGGGCGGGCAAGCCTCCGGGGCCGGTGAGAATACTGCGGCGGTGAAGGGCTCCTGCGCCGGGGAAGCGATGGATTCCTCAGCAGGCGGGGCGTGCAGCGACTCAAACGACGCCGAAGCAGAGGGCACGATGCTATATTTCAGCGTGGCGCCCTCCCTTGCCCTCACCTGGGACTTCGCCCTCTCCCTCTTCCGGGACAAGGAGCACTATGACGGGCCCCTCGCGGGCTTCGTCGAGGCGCTCCTTGCCAATTACCTGGCCTCAGGGGAAGCCGCTCCCGGGCTTCCGGCCCTTGATGCCGAGGGGAGCCGCCCCATATTCTCCCGGGTGCCTCTTTTGAAGAGGCGGATGTGGAATTGCCGCATCGGCGATACCTGCGAGGTCGCCCGGGAGGCTGGCGAGGGGCGGGGCAACGAGGGGCAGGCCGCTGAAACTCCGTGGTCTTCTCAGTGGAGCATCTTCTACCCGTCGTGGCTGGAAGAGTGCCGCAGTGGCAGTGAAGCCGGCGCGGTCTCTGCCAGGGCTATCGCAGGGAAGCTCATCAAGGCCGCCTCGATCCGCCAGAGGCTCGACGTGGCCACAGGGATGCTCCTGCGGGCTATGGACACAAGGCAGCTTCAGCGCCTTCTCGGCTTTGAGTTCATCGAGGACTACGCCGTGGATCGCTGCGGCTTCTCGATGGCCCAGACCCGCCAGCTCATAAGGCTTGCCGAGGGCTTCCACCGCCACTCCCTCACGGAAGATGCCTTCAGGAAGGGCACCATCACCAGGGAGCAGGCGCGCCTCATTCTGCCTCTTGTGGACTCCAGGAATGAGTCGCAGTGGATTGCCTATGCAGCGAGTGTGCCCACCGTTGACCTCAGGGAAGAGACGAGGCGCATCGCCAGGATCCTGGAGTATGACTGCCTTGCCTCGCACAATTATATGATTCTTCCCGGGTTTCGCTATGTCACCGACGAGAGGTTTCACGACCTGCCGGAGGAGATGCAGGACATCATAAGGACAGGAGCCTGGTATACAGGTCCTTCTCTCAATCCTTCGTGGCCCCTTGAGTCAGACGACGAGGAGCTCATCGCCTCCCGGGACAGGCGCTTTGAGAAACCTTGGAAATATTTCAGCGATGTGGAAGAGATGAAGGCCGCCGAGGCTTCCAGTAAAATTGAAAAAGATTCCAGGCTGTGTGCGGGCTTCGGGGAGCAGGCGGAGGGAAATTCTCTGTGTGCAGGTGAACACTACGGGGTAGCGCATGGGCATCTCGAGCATCAGTGCACATGTACGCTGTGTGCAGGTCATGGGGCAGTGGAAAAAGCCAGGGGAGCCTGCACCATCCCTCACGGAGAGAGCCCTGAGGAGACCTTCCTGGTGGATATCCTCTCATCAAGAGATCCTCTTCAGGCCACCAGGGGCTTCATGACAATCAAGTTCTTTCTCCCCCGGGAGCTCTATGAAGTCTGGAACAATGCCGCAAGGGCCTTTCTCGAAAGGCTCTCCCGGGCGGAGGCCTCCGGCGGGGGCTCCGGTGATTTGCTGAGGGGCCCTGAAGAGAAATTCCTTGCCGCGCTCATGGCGGACTATCTCAGGACCGAGGGCACCTTGAAAAAAGCGGCCCATCATCACAAGATCCTGAAACGTGACCGGTTCCGCTGCCAGACCCCGGGTTGCTGCTGTCGGCGGGGCCTCCATGTCCATCATATCATCAGGCGCTCCCAGGGCGGCACCGATGCCCCCTGGAATCTCATCGTGCTCTGCGAAGCCTGCCACCTCCACCTCCTCCATGGCCTCCGGACCCTCACTGTGAGGGGCAGGGCGCCCTATGACCTCAGCTTCACTTTCGGATCCCCCTTGGAAGGAGGGGCCCCTTTCCTGGTTTATGGGAACGGCTCGAGAAAGCGGCTCTGAGCCGAAAGCACGCTTGAGGAGATGATACCATAACCTGGATAAAGGCTTTTCCGCAGGAGGGCAGGGAAAATCTCCGGGCCTCCCGGCTCTGGTGCTGCAAAGAAATTTCAATTTCTCCAAAGATTGTGAAATATGGTATTACGATAACTCACCCATCACTTGACAGGGCCCATCCATATCAGTAGTACCCATTATTGCCGGACCGATTCCCTCAGGGCCGCCCGGGCAAGGATTCTCGTAGAATCCAGGGTTGGGAGAGGTGACCGCTCATTGCTCATGATGAGAGGGATCTCCGTGCACCCAAGCACCACGGCATCGCATCCCCTGTCACCCAGCTTTCTGATCACCTCCACGAAGTAGTCCCTGGAGCCGTCATTCAGCACTCCCTTCACCAGCTCTATGTCTCTGCATTTTCCTTTCCTCTCTTTCTCAATCCCGTGCAGTGAGCAGGAGCCGCGTCCGGCCTGTCAGGAGCGAATTCCACGAAAGCCCGGCTCAGGGAGCCTGCCACTGCTTTTTCATGGCTGCATCCGTCAGCGTTATCTTCGGCTTGTCGTCTTTCATGGAGAGCTCCATGCGGACATTGCCCCTGCTGTCATAGAGAAAAAGGACCGGGTATCCCTGGGGCCGCACTGCCAATGCCGCAACGGTCCTGTCTGAGCGTCCCACCACCTCGAATACCTGGGCCTCCACCATATCAGCCTTAATCGTGCCCGCGGTAATAGTATCAGACTGGGCCTGCGCCAGCGGGGGGCGGAGGCATTGCACCACCATGAGGCACATCAGGAGAGCGATAATGATGCAGAAAGAGATCCTCCAGAGCCTGGCCTCCCTCTCAAGAGCCTTGACGCGTGCACATAATCCGGTAATCTCATCCATAAGAGAATCCTCCTTCTTCCGGTCCTGCGGTTTCAGAGACACTGCTTTAAAAATGGTGCTCTTGATATATTTCCCGGGCTGAGGCTTCTTCCTGCTTGCGCACACTTATACTGCGAGTTATGCATGGCTCTCAGGGGAACTCTTGCCGGGGTGGTTCTTTTTTGCTGAGATTGTGGGGAGCCAGAGCAATAGGTCGTTCAAAAGGACACTGAAGCGGAGAAATTTCACCATCAGGACGTTATCAATAAAGAGGCCGGGCAGATGAAGGCCGTGAAAATGGCACACCAAAAAAGGCCCTCTTTCGAGGGCCTTGTATCATACACTGTCAGGTTTTTCTGCTACGGCTATGGCTTAGGCTGCTCCGACGGGGGCGGGGCCGGGGGAGCCTGGGGCTGGCTTTCAAACTTGCCTGCCACCCAGTCCACGAATTTACCGCCCATCTCGGCGCCTTTCTTCATGCCTCCAAGCGTACCTTTGGCAGCACCCTTGGTGGCTGCGAATGCTCCATCAACGGCTCCGGGAAGCGCCGAGGTGACTGTTGCTCCGATAATCGGGCCAAGCACCGCACCTATCACCAGGCCGGGAAGGCCTCCGGTGACAACGCCCATTACGGAGCCGTTGATAAGGCCGCCGACCGCTCCGGCTGCTCTCATCACCTTCATGACCCCGGGACTTACGAGCTCGTGGGGAGTCTCGGTGGCCGCTCCCTTGATGGCGCCGCTTACCGCGCCGGGAACTGCTCCTATGGCGCCCCCGACAAGTTTGCCAAGGCCCCTGAAGGCTTTATGGGCAAAACCCTCATCCTTGACCTGCCCTCCTGTCTCCACGCTGTCCTGGGGAGGAGCGGGAGCGGCCTCAGGCTTTTCAGCCGGTGTCTGCACCTGGCCGGCATCGGGGCGGGTTACTGGCGTACCTGCATTTCTTATCGAGTCCATATTCGAAAACCTCCTGAATGGTATTTATTATCTCCTCCGACATACTAATATTACCATAAAGAACAAGGGCATGTAAGATGGAGGGTGTTAACGTTTTGTTAATATATAGCTCTCTCTGTTCACACCTTGTTCATCGCGGGGACGGCAGAAGAGGGTAAAACAGTCATATCTGCAAGGAAAATCCCTTGTTGACGGAACGATGAAATGACCATATAATATAGTTGAAAGAGGTGGTCATTTTGAAGGAAGTATCGGTTACCGAAGGCAAAAAACACTTTACCTCGCTTATCGCCCTCACGGAAAAAGGTGAGCTTATAAAGGTCCTGAAGAGGAAAAAGCCCGTGGCGGTCTTGCTGCCTCACCGCGAATACCGCAAAATCAAGAAAATCATGAGCTATATTTCCATGAAAACCCTGGCGGAAGAGCTCAAGGGCGGGGCTCCCGCCCTGTCTTCACTGATAGAGGAATCGAGAAAGATGCTGGAATCCCGTCATGATGATGGTCGTTGACGCAAGCGTGCTTCTCTCTGCATACTTCCCTGATGAGGATACTCACATGAAGGCGCAGACGCTCATGGGCAATTGTGCTGCCGACATGGTGGAGCTTTTCGCTCCGCGCTTTGCCCGCTATGAGATTATCAATGCCTGCCATGTCGCGTTCCGGAGAGGAAGAGTGATACTGCCGAAGGCTTTACAGATATCCGAAGCGATTCATGACATGGTAAGCTTCTGCGAGGATGATTTTGACGCCGCAGAGCTCTTGGAGCTCTCGGAGCGTTATCAGATATGCACCTATGACGCCATATACCTCGCCCAGGCGGGGAGCCTGGGCGCGCCTCTTATCACCGCGGACAGGAAGCTCTTTGAGAGAGTCGCCGGGAAAAAGGGTGATATCATGTGGATCGGCAATTACAGCGCCTGAAGTGAGCGGCCTGTGAAAAGGCCTGTGGGGAAGGATACCGCGCCGTCACAGAGAAGAACATTTACCTGAATTTCCTCTCCCGGAGGTATCCATGAAAATGGTGCAGAAAATTGTTATAGCATTACTCTGTCTTCTTTCACTCCCCGCGGGCGCCCGGGCCTCCTCATCATACCGCCTCCCTCCCCCCGACATCGTGAAGCTCATTGACGCGCCGGTGCCGCCGAGGGTCTCTGTCTCGCCTGACGGCGCGAACCTCATTCTGATAGAGCGGACCCTCTACCCTCCTCTTGAGCTTTTTGCGCGGCCGGTACGGCCCCTGGCAGGGATGAAGATTGAACCGGCAAAATGGTGCCTCCAGCGCCTTACCCTTTATCATGGGCTCTCCCTTGTAGATGCCGGCACTGGAAAGACCACCCGTATCAAGCTTCCAGCGGGCTCAAACATCGATGTCCCGCGATGGGCGCCGCAGGGTGGCTCCTTTGCCTTTACCCGTGACGGTGAAAAGGGCCTCGAACTCTGGATCGGAAGCCTTCCAGAGGGGAAGATACGGAAAATTGAAGGGATAACCCTCACCAACATCACCGGTTCCCCCTTCAAGTGGGAGCGCGACGGTATCCATATGCTCCTCCGCCTCGTTCCCGGGTCCTCCGGCCCGCCCCCTCCCGAGCCCCTGGTGCCGGAAAGCCCAGTCACAGAAGAGACTCAAGGCCGCGTCGCCAAGGTGAAGACTTACCAGAACCTCATCAAGAGCAGCTACGACGAGAAGCTTTTTGATTATTACGGGAAGTGCCAGCCGGCTCTTCTGGATACGGCAACAGGCAAGATTGCCGCTGTGGGCGGACCAGGAATCTACCTGGATATCTCCTTGTCTCCTGACGGGTCGTACCTCCATGTGACAAGGCTTGAAAAGCCATACTCGCGCAAGGTGCCCTTCTCAATGTTCGCCTGCTCCGAAGAGATCTGGGATCGTGAAGGCAAGGTGCTCAAGGTGATTGCCAGGATCCCCATCCAGGAGGAAGTGCCCCCCGACGGCGTGCCCGAGGGCCCCAGGGAGATCACATGGCAGCCCTTCTGCAAGGCACGCCTTATATGGGTTGAAGCCCTGGATGGAGGCGACCCCCAAAGGCGTGTCCCATTCAGGGAGAAGGTGGTCTCATTTGAGGCGCCCTTCACCGGCACGCCTTCCACTCTATTCACCATAAAGGATCGTTTTACATCCCTCGCGTTCCTTAAGGAGAAAAACAGGGCAATAGTCACTTCCTTTGACCGCGCAAAACGCTGGACCACCACCCACCTCGTGGAGATGAGCACGGGCTTCCCATTCGGTGAGCCTCTTTTCAGCAGGAATTTCAACGACGACTACCATGATCCCGGGAGTCCCGTCAACGAAGTGACAGGCGGTGAGTGGTGTGTCGCCCAGGACGGCAGCACCATCTACCTAGCAGGGAAAGGCGCCACTCCCGAGGGAGAGATGCCCTTCCTCTCGGCCTGCATGCTGCCCCGCGGGGAGCAGAAGCCCCTTTTCCGCTCGAGGGACAAGGCTTATGAATCCTTCATTGCCTTTTACAGGGGAGCGCGGGATACCATCCTCATAAGGAGCGAGGATGTCGATACTCCTCCCAACTTCTACCTGCTGAACCTGAAATCCGGCGAGAGGAAAAAGCTTACCGATTACGTCGATCCCACGCCGGAGCTGAGGTCGATAACCAAGGAGCTTGTGAAATACAAAAGGGCCGACGGCGTTGAGCTCTCAGGGACCCTGTTCCTTCCGCCGGGCTATGAGAAGAAACGGGGGCCCCTCCCCCTGGTGATATGGGCTTACCCCCTTGAGTACACTGACAGCTCGGTAGCCGGGCAGGTAAGGGGCTCTCCCTACCAGTTCTCCCTTTACACAGGCCCCTCTCACCTTCTCTTCCTCACCAGGGGCTATGCTGTCCTCTCCAACGCCGCAATGCCCGTGGTGGGCGATCCTGAGACAAAGAATAACAACTTTATCGAGCAGATAGTGCAGTCTGCAAAGGCGGCTATCGACTGCCTTGCATCAAGGGGCATCGCCGACCCGTCAAAAGTAATGGTGGGAGGCCACTCCTACGGTGCTTTCATGACGGCGAACCTCCTGGCCCACTCGCGCCTTTTTGCCGCCGGAATCGCCAGGAGCGGCGCCTACAACAGAACCCTCACCCCATTCGGCTTCCAGAACGAGAGGCGCTCCTTCTGGGAGGCGCCCGAAGTCTACATCAAGATGTCGCCCTTCACTTACGCCGACAAGATAAAGGATCCCCTCCTCATCATCCATGGCGAGGACGATGACAATTCGGGCACCTTCCCCATGCAGAGCGAGCGCCTCTATGATGCCATAAAGGGGAACGGCGGCACGGCGCGCCTCGTACTGCTGCCGCTGGAGAGCCATGCTTACGGCGCCAGGGAGTCGGTGCTCCATGTGATTGCAGAGATGCTGGACTGGGGTGAGCGCCATGGGAAAAGGTGAGCCAGCCGGGCCCTATTTCCTCAGCCCCGACTACCCGGAGGCCGCTTCAAGCTTTGCCAGGGCCTCCCTCAGTGTGCCGGTATCCTGCCCGGCAGGATCCTTCTGTGCAATCTCGAGACCTGTCTTCAGGAGAAGCCTTGCCGAATCAATATCGTTCACCTCACGGTAAATCCTTGCGGCATCAATGAGAAAGGCAGTGGCAAGCGAAGGCATCATGGCATTCATGAGGGGAATTATCAAGCCGGTTAACTGCTTCATCCTGTCATACTGAGCAGTCTCCGCGTAGAGGTCGATGAGTTTCATGATCCACAGCAGAGAGGGAAGCCCCAGCCCCTGCTGAACGGAGCTCTGAAGCGTCATCTCCGCCAGGTGGCAGGCCTCGGTATAATGGCCTGCCGCCTTGAGTGCTTCATATTTTTCGATCTCATCCATGGGAGCCTGAAGGATTTCTTTCGCACCGGGGGCTTCGCGGCTTTCTGCCGCCTTGCCCATGGGAGAGGGTCTCAAGAGCTCCTCCTTTTCCAGGGCACGCTTCTGGGAGGCCTTGTCCCTTGCCTCCTTTTCCCTGGCGCCATGAGTCTCAAGGAAGGTGACAATCTCCCCATGGCCTCCCTCGGCAGCATAATCCCTTGGGAGCCTCCCCTGGTAATCCTTGAGATTGAGAAAAGCGCCGTATGAGGCAAGGAGCTCCACGATGCCTCTTTGGCCTCTCCCTGCAGCGCAATGCAGGGCTGTGGCACCTTTATTGTCGGCGGCACCGATTTCCGCCATAGTGGAGAGAAGGAGCTTCACCACCTCTTCGTGGCCGCCTTCAGCGGCCCTGATAAGGGCGGTGCAGCCTTCATCATCCCTTTCATTGACTCTTGCGCCCCAGGCGATGAGAAGATCTGCCATCTCCCTGCTGCCATTGATTGCAGCAATATGAAGCGGAGTGTTTCCGAAGGGATTTTTCTCATTGACAAGGATAACCCAGTGAAGGGAGCGCTTCACAAGACCGCAATCATCTGCGGTAACGGCGCTGAAAAACTCCTCGGGCTGCTTCTTTATGGACTGGACGATGTTCTCGCCCTTTTTCTTTACTGTGTCAATGAGGTCCCCCGCCTTGTTCCTGAGAGACCTGAACAGATTATCCATTGCACCTCCCCGGGTTCCTTCCTGACATTCAAGCCATGAGAAGAGGACTCACCATGAAGGGCTTTCTAAGGCACGGCAATCTGAGAACTTTCGATACCGGAAAAGCGCAGCTTCATGGTCTTGATTCCCTTCCCATTGAGGCCGTTTTCTCCCGTGAAGAGGAGGGTGAAGCTCTGCTTGGGATTCAGGGTGATCACATTCACCGGGATGCATGGCCCGGCGTGATTCTTTCCGCTGGAGAGGGGAACAAAGCTCTCTCCGTTTACGGAGACGGTCCAGAAGCATGCGGGGCAGAAATCCCATAAAGCTCTGATCTGGCGGTCCGAGATGTTGCTCATGGTGGCTTTGATTGACGCCGAGACTGAGTCGCCATCTTTCTTCACGTCATAGAGCTCTGCCGACAGAGAGATACGCTCTTTCAATGAAGAGGCGTCGCGGTCGGCCGATTTAAGCTCGTCGGCAAATTTCCTTATCTTGTCCTCCATGGAGGTAGAATACTTGAGGGGCTGCGGTTTCGGGCCGGCGAGGCGGTAATAGGGGCTCTCGCTTTCCTTGGTGAGGCAGAGAATATATCTTCCCCTTGCAATCTGCCCGCCCTGCTTCGGGACAGGGAGCTGGATGACGTTGGAGTTCACCGTGCCTTTTAAAATCGCCATAATGGTGAACTTGTACATGGCCTGGTCTTTCAGAGACGACGCAGCATCGCCGGAGGGGGGATCAAGCTCACCGCTCACCACGAGCGAGCTCTGCACCACATAGGCTTTCGCCTCGTCGTCAAAAACCTCTTTGTCGGCGAATGAGGGGGAGCCTATAAGAAAAAAGGCAAGCAGGAGACACAGGATCTTTTGTAATTTCATAGGTACCTCAGGGTTGAGAGATATAGATTCTCTTTATTATGTTCCCCTTGAGCCTCCCCCCTCTCCTGCCGGTCACTGCGGAGATTTTCCTGGGGGCTCATGGTTTCCCTGCTGCTCCATGCCCTCCGCAATCGTCACGATTCCCCTGTTCCCATCCACCGTGATCACCTGGCCGGTTCTTATCACTTTTGTCGCGGAGCCCACATTTACCACAGCAGGGATGCCATACTCCCTTGCCACTATGCTGCCGTGGCTCAGCACCCCTCCAAGATCGGTCACCAGTGCGGCAGCAGTGACAAAATAGGGCGTCCATCCAGGGTCGGTAAAAGGAGCCACGAGGATTTCTCCCGGCATCACCCTTTCTTCAAGATCATGGAGGAGGATAACCCGCGCCGGCCCTGTTGCGGTGCCGGCGCTTACCGAAATTCCTCTGAGCTCCCTCTGGGGCCCTCTTTCCCTGCGGACCGCCCGGCTCCACTGGCTTCTCTCTCCCGCGAGCACGGGAGGAAGGACGACCTGCCGGTTTCTCTCGTACTCAGCCCTCCTTGAAGCAACGAGCTCTCCCGCCGTCAGGGAGCCTGAAGACTCAAAAAGGGGCCTGAGCTCCCCCTTTTCAAGAAAAAATATGTCATCGCGCTTTTGAAGATAGGCCAGCTCCCTGGCCCTCTCCCCGAGCTCAAGAACTGTTTTCCTCAGCACGGCAAGGAGCCTCACCGCCTCGCTTTTTGCATTTTCCCTGACGCAGACCCCCTTCCTCGCGTTCTGGAGAAGAAAAAGGAAGAGCCCGCAGAGGAGAGGATTTCTGAGCTTTCCCCTGCACTGTGCAAGAAGCGCCTCACGGCCGTCATTCTTCTCTCCTCCAGGACTCGATGGGGCTGTCATGGTCTCAAGGTAGCCCCTCAGGAGGTGGAGCACGTAGTCAGGCTCTTCAGACCAGCGGGGATTGTAAAGCTCCACTTCCCCTCTCGTGTGATGGCCATGACGGAGCATCATCTCATCCCACTTTGCAAGAAAGGCCTTCCCGACGCCGCTCCCTTCAAGAATTCCGCGGATTTCGCTGAAGCTCTCTTCCTGACGGAGCGCGGCCCCGACCTCCCCGGACTTGAAGGCCTCTTCCGCCAGCCGGTAAATGGCCATCCCTCCCTCGGCGGAATCCATGTTTCCGGTCCCTGCCACAAGCCTGTTGGCAATCATTCCATGGGGGTCCCCGAGGTATTTCCTGCAAAAGCCGAGGAAGGCAGCGAAATATCCCATCCCTGTCGCGATTTTAGGGACCACGTTCCTTATGCCAAGTATTCTCTCCATAAGCATGTCCACCTGGTCAAGGAGCTCGGCCACGCTCCGGGAGGAGAGATCAAGCCTCAGGAGCGCGTCAATCTCATCGCCTGAGAGCTTGAAGAAATTCCTGCTCCTGTCGAGGCGCGCATGGAAGAGAAACCTTGCGACGGATACAGGGAGCCTCGCAAGAGCACTCAAGGTGAACGGGCGCCTCCCCCTGAGAGACTCATCGGGAAAAGAGGCAAAAAGCTCCTCGAGGAGCTCCTCCTGCTCGCCTCCGAAAACCTCAGTGAGGGAAGGCCTTCCAGGCCCGGGGATACAGTGTATGATCCATGCGAAAATACTCGCATTGGCATATGCATGGCCCTCTATGAGGTCAAAGACCGGCTCTTTCTCAACGTCAATGCCAAAAAGCTCATTGACTGGCGAGAATATGCTGGCCACGAAGACCTTCACGATGGACCAGGTCAAGGGCGTCACGGCGTCGGGGAGGACCTCGCCCGAATTGACGTTGCTCCACACCTCGGGTGTCTTCGGGTCGGGAAGGGCAGTGATGGGACGGACCTGGAGGAGGAAGAGCCTCCCTCCGCTCAGGGCCCACTCAATATCCACCGGGTAATTAAAGTGTCTCTCGAGTCTCTTCGCACTGGCTCCAAGGCTCTTGATGGCGCGCTTTTCAAAAAGGGCACGGTAAAAGGGCTCTCCCTTCGTGGTGGCTCCCGCGGTGCCGAAAAGAGGCCTCAGGTTCTTTTTCCATATAATAACCCTCTCCGGCGATGTTCTTCCCGATACGACAGTGTCGCCGGTGCCATGTGAAGCCTCTATGACCAGGACTCCCCTGCAGCCGTTCTGAGGGTTCGCGGAAAAAAGAACCCCTGAAAATTCCGCCTCGACCATCTCCTGGATTACGACGGCCATGGAGGCACTTTCTAAAGGTGAGTTATTGAAGTAGGTCATGGCCCGCTCGCTGAAAAGCGAGGCCCAGCAGGCCTTTACCGCGGTAATGACCTCTCCGGGGCTGCTCACGTCAAGAAAGGTATCGAACATGCCCGCACCGGAAAGGTGGCGGCCGTCTTCACAAGTGGCGCTTGAGCGGACTGCAAAGGCTTTTCCGCTGCCGAGGCGTGCCAGTGCCTTCTCCACTTCGGCTCTCACCCTTTCAGGCATGGGAAGGGAGCAGACCTCTTCAAGAGAAGGCCGGGAGAGAGGATTTTCACGGGGCCGCTGGCCCATGAACTCCCTGAAGGCAGAGGTGGTGACACAGAAGCCGCGGGGAACGGGAAATCCCATGCGCACAAGCCTGGCAAGGTTGAGGGCCTTGGCGCCTGCAAGGGCAGCATCACTGTCTATGATGTGGGAAAGCCATTTAATCAAATTCTCTCTCCGGTTCCGGCCGACGGGCAGAGCAGGCATTCTCTCTTAATACACGGAAAATGTCACTTTTTCCTTCGGGGGTACTCTACCGGGTCCTATTGCCAGGGTATGGACGCCATCACGGAGAGGCCATTCATAGACAAAGGGGTACTTCGCCAGGCCAAGAGGCTTGCCGTCAAGCCA
This genomic stretch from Candidatus Eremiobacterota bacterium harbors:
- a CDS encoding HNH endonuclease signature motif containing protein yields the protein MICDLFLPDEDELLHLADPLTSDDYEDMLLLPESYELPEGTACRPEHLVKITRGGLIPEAEKLTENSSFASIDRDERAAQIDFTLCEAVRGRLALDLVLGGLLVTLKTKGVDQLGYRSMGSFATEHLSFSGRTASELMHNFELLNKLPLTREAYLQGRIAKSALRHLSRVATPENEGEWASLAESMPLSRFEREVKKAIADGRASSAIPSGASMAGGQASGAGENTAAVKGSCAGEAMDSSAGGACSDSNDAEAEGTMLYFSVAPSLALTWDFALSLFRDKEHYDGPLAGFVEALLANYLASGEAAPGLPALDAEGSRPIFSRVPLLKRRMWNCRIGDTCEVAREAGEGRGNEGQAAETPWSSQWSIFYPSWLEECRSGSEAGAVSARAIAGKLIKAASIRQRLDVATGMLLRAMDTRQLQRLLGFEFIEDYAVDRCGFSMAQTRQLIRLAEGFHRHSLTEDAFRKGTITREQARLILPLVDSRNESQWIAYAASVPTVDLREETRRIARILEYDCLASHNYMILPGFRYVTDERFHDLPEEMQDIIRTGAWYTGPSLNPSWPLESDDEELIASRDRRFEKPWKYFSDVEEMKAAEASSKIEKDSRLCAGFGEQAEGNSLCAGEHYGVAHGHLEHQCTCTLCAGHGAVEKARGACTIPHGESPEETFLVDILSSRDPLQATRGFMTIKFFLPRELYEVWNNAARAFLERLSRAEASGGGSGDLLRGPEEKFLAALMADYLRTEGTLKKAAHHHKILKRDRFRCQTPGCCCRRGLHVHHIIRRSQGGTDAPWNLIVLCEACHLHLLHGLRTLTVRGRAPYDLSFTFGSPLEGGAPFLVYGNGSRKRL
- a CDS encoding type II toxin-antitoxin system Phd/YefM family antitoxin; its protein translation is MKEVSVTEGKKHFTSLIALTEKGELIKVLKRKKPVAVLLPHREYRKIKKIMSYISMKTLAEELKGGAPALSSLIEESRKMLESRHDDGR
- a CDS encoding type II toxin-antitoxin system VapC family toxin, with the protein product MMMVVDASVLLSAYFPDEDTHMKAQTLMGNCAADMVELFAPRFARYEIINACHVAFRRGRVILPKALQISEAIHDMVSFCEDDFDAAELLELSERYQICTYDAIYLAQAGSLGAPLITADRKLFERVAGKKGDIMWIGNYSA
- a CDS encoding prolyl oligopeptidase family serine peptidase; this encodes MVQKIVIALLCLLSLPAGARASSSYRLPPPDIVKLIDAPVPPRVSVSPDGANLILIERTLYPPLELFARPVRPLAGMKIEPAKWCLQRLTLYHGLSLVDAGTGKTTRIKLPAGSNIDVPRWAPQGGSFAFTRDGEKGLELWIGSLPEGKIRKIEGITLTNITGSPFKWERDGIHMLLRLVPGSSGPPPPEPLVPESPVTEETQGRVAKVKTYQNLIKSSYDEKLFDYYGKCQPALLDTATGKIAAVGGPGIYLDISLSPDGSYLHVTRLEKPYSRKVPFSMFACSEEIWDREGKVLKVIARIPIQEEVPPDGVPEGPREITWQPFCKARLIWVEALDGGDPQRRVPFREKVVSFEAPFTGTPSTLFTIKDRFTSLAFLKEKNRAIVTSFDRAKRWTTTHLVEMSTGFPFGEPLFSRNFNDDYHDPGSPVNEVTGGEWCVAQDGSTIYLAGKGATPEGEMPFLSACMLPRGEQKPLFRSRDKAYESFIAFYRGARDTILIRSEDVDTPPNFYLLNLKSGERKKLTDYVDPTPELRSITKELVKYKRADGVELSGTLFLPPGYEKKRGPLPLVIWAYPLEYTDSSVAGQVRGSPYQFSLYTGPSHLLFLTRGYAVLSNAAMPVVGDPETKNNNFIEQIVQSAKAAIDCLASRGIADPSKVMVGGHSYGAFMTANLLAHSRLFAAGIARSGAYNRTLTPFGFQNERRSFWEAPEVYIKMSPFTYADKIKDPLLIIHGEDDDNSGTFPMQSERLYDAIKGNGGTARLVLLPLESHAYGARESVLHVIAEMLDWGERHGKR
- a CDS encoding ankyrin repeat domain-containing protein, whose product is MDNLFRSLRNKAGDLIDTVKKKGENIVQSIKKQPEEFFSAVTADDCGLVKRSLHWVILVNEKNPFGNTPLHIAAINGSREMADLLIAWGARVNERDDEGCTALIRAAEGGHEEVVKLLLSTMAEIGAADNKGATALHCAAGRGQRGIVELLASYGAFLNLKDYQGRLPRDYAAEGGHGEIVTFLETHGAREKEARDKASQKRALEKEELLRPSPMGKAAESREAPGAKEILQAPMDEIEKYEALKAAGHYTEACHLAEMTLQSSVQQGLGLPSLLWIMKLIDLYAETAQYDRMKQLTGLIIPLMNAMMPSLATAFLIDAARIYREVNDIDSARLLLKTGLEIAQKDPAGQDTGTLREALAKLEAASG